In Lentibacillus amyloliquefaciens, one DNA window encodes the following:
- a CDS encoding phosphotransferase enzyme family protein yields the protein MQITIKHSLVDPETIKHILTNYDLSGDIHCEYLAKGLNDTYFVMDEKKEMYIFRLYRAGWRDYSAISFELQALLHLHEQDFAVSYPIQKKNGQLINELEAPEGKRYGVLFSYTEGDRPEINAANSEVIGGTLGRLHRLSSDLSPEHERGFELDTNHLLDEPEAVISPVIEKYMDADALRIFKTVVENTKADLAELDLEKGFCHGDFHNHNMHIHDDTISVFDFDSCAVGYRGYDIAVSWWNLKNNYRSLEEECWDAFLQGYLAERNLSGAEMKSLPLFITARRIWLMGTMLNNNDVWGTNWINKRSLMLFIGQLRTDRLGDEDLRELDNTGKGSGEV from the coding sequence TTGCAAATCACTATCAAGCACTCATTAGTCGATCCGGAAACAATCAAGCATATTCTTACGAATTATGATCTTTCGGGCGATATCCATTGTGAATATTTGGCGAAGGGTTTAAATGATACATATTTCGTTATGGATGAAAAGAAAGAGATGTACATTTTCAGGCTTTATCGTGCGGGCTGGCGCGATTATAGTGCCATTTCATTCGAATTGCAGGCGCTTCTTCATTTGCATGAGCAGGATTTTGCTGTCTCTTATCCGATTCAGAAGAAGAATGGGCAGTTGATCAATGAACTCGAAGCGCCTGAAGGAAAACGTTATGGTGTGCTGTTTTCCTATACTGAAGGCGATCGGCCAGAGATCAATGCTGCTAATTCGGAAGTTATTGGCGGGACTCTTGGTCGGTTGCACCGCTTGTCATCCGATTTATCTCCGGAGCATGAACGGGGATTTGAACTTGACACAAACCATTTGCTTGATGAACCGGAAGCAGTTATTTCACCCGTGATCGAAAAGTATATGGATGCTGATGCTCTTCGGATTTTTAAAACGGTTGTGGAAAATACGAAAGCTGATTTAGCGGAACTTGACCTTGAAAAAGGCTTTTGCCACGGGGATTTTCATAACCATAATATGCATATTCATGATGACACTATTTCAGTTTTTGATTTCGATAGCTGTGCGGTTGGGTATCGAGGTTATGATATCGCTGTCTCCTGGTGGAATTTAAAAAATAATTACCGGAGCTTGGAAGAAGAATGTTGGGATGCATTTCTGCAAGGATATTTGGCAGAACGTAACCTTTCCGGAGCTGAGATGAAAAGCTTGCCCCTGTTTATTACAGCAAGGCGCATTTGGCTGATGGGGACCATGCTTAACAATAATGATGTGTGGGGAACAAACTGGATTAACAAGCGTTCATTAATGCTGTTTATCGGCCAGTTGAGGACCGACCGGCTTGGTGATGAGGATTTGCGCGAGCTGGATAATACTGGTAAAGGTAGCGGAGAGGTGTAA
- a CDS encoding GNAT family N-acetyltransferase, translating into MMMIDIRLLEADDAATYKNLRLEALLNSPAAFPASYDEVQADATEKYKVRFQSENIHTFGAFEADDLVGVVTLEQETKKKTAHRTIIWGLYVTPYNRESGTGKKLMHTAIDYAKSLEGVEQIFLSVIIKRTTSESLFYAMGFVPLGRHRRAVKLGGKYYDEEYMIMRIS; encoded by the coding sequence ATGATGATGATCGACATACGATTGCTGGAAGCTGATGACGCAGCGACATATAAGAACTTGCGACTCGAGGCCTTGCTCAACAGTCCTGCAGCATTTCCGGCAAGTTATGATGAAGTGCAGGCTGATGCCACTGAAAAGTATAAAGTAAGATTTCAATCGGAAAACATTCATACATTCGGTGCTTTTGAAGCGGATGATTTGGTGGGTGTTGTAACACTTGAACAGGAAACCAAAAAGAAAACGGCTCACCGTACGATCATATGGGGGCTTTATGTCACCCCTTATAACCGTGAAAGCGGAACTGGCAAAAAACTGATGCACACAGCTATTGATTATGCGAAATCGCTGGAGGGTGTGGAGCAAATTTTTCTGTCTGTCATCATTAAGCGCACCACATCAGAAAGTCTTTTTTACGCGATGGGATTTGTGCCCCTGGGCAGGCATAGACGAGCTGTCAAATTAGGCGGCAAGTATTATGATGAAGAGTATATGATTATGCGAATAAGTTAG
- a CDS encoding AI-2E family transporter: protein MKISRFMRFLGGRDLFYGLILLILIGITIFIYTQISFIFNPILTFISTVIAPIIMAFVAFYLLNPIVDLLERLHIHRIWGIIIIILGISGLLTGLILLMAPAIETQVKDLASRFPTYLQQMGEGIENWIQNSFLAPYYEQGYVWFTSNLSDLTTMITERLGGAMEGVQNVASTITSAVVAIITFPFILFFMLKDGVRFKQFCLKLLPPKYRGEVNQILHNMDVQVGSYIQGQIIVASCIGILLYIGYLIIGLDYAITLAIIAAVTSVVPYIGPTIAITPAIIIAIVDSPVMLLKLGIVWAAVQFLEGNFVSPNVMGKTMQVHPLTIIIVLLVAGNLFGVIGVILGIPGYAILKVITVFLFQKFKTRYNRYYGEEYGAYEEK from the coding sequence ATGAAAATAAGCCGGTTCATGAGATTTTTAGGCGGCCGTGATCTGTTTTACGGTCTCATCCTATTAATTTTGATCGGAATTACCATTTTTATTTATACACAAATATCATTCATCTTCAATCCGATTCTGACTTTCATTTCTACTGTAATAGCACCAATTATTATGGCGTTTGTTGCCTTCTATTTATTGAACCCGATTGTTGATCTGTTGGAACGTTTACATATTCATCGCATCTGGGGCATTATTATAATCATTCTGGGGATTAGCGGACTGCTGACCGGACTGATTTTGCTGATGGCCCCGGCAATTGAGACACAGGTGAAAGATTTGGCATCCCGATTTCCGACTTACTTGCAGCAAATGGGCGAAGGAATTGAGAATTGGATCCAAAATTCCTTTCTTGCCCCTTATTATGAACAGGGTTATGTCTGGTTCACCTCGAATTTGAGCGACTTGACCACCATGATTACCGAACGTCTTGGAGGTGCAATGGAAGGGGTTCAAAACGTTGCCAGTACTATTACAAGTGCGGTCGTTGCCATCATCACATTTCCGTTTATTTTATTCTTTATGTTAAAGGACGGGGTTCGTTTTAAACAATTTTGCCTGAAATTGCTGCCGCCTAAATATCGGGGAGAAGTCAATCAAATCTTGCATAATATGGATGTTCAGGTCGGTTCCTATATTCAGGGACAGATCATCGTTGCTTCGTGTATCGGTATTCTGTTGTATATCGGTTACTTGATCATCGGTCTGGATTATGCGATTACGCTTGCTATTATAGCTGCCGTAACCAGTGTCGTGCCGTATATCGGGCCGACGATTGCGATTACGCCGGCGATTATCATTGCGATTGTTGATTCACCGGTTATGCTCCTTAAGCTAGGGATTGTCTGGGCCGCGGTACAGTTTCTGGAAGGGAATTTTGTATCACCTAACGTCATGGGCAAAACAATGCAGGTTCATCCGCTTACCATCATCATTGTCCTGTTGGTTGCGGGGAACTTGTTCGGTGTCATCGGTGTTATTTTAGGTATCCCGGGCTATGCCATCCTGAAGGTTATAACCGTATTTCTTTTTCAGAAGTTTAAGACGCGCTATAACCGCTATTATGGCGAAGAATATGGGGCTTATGAAGAAAAATAA
- a CDS encoding small, acid-soluble spore protein L has translation MADKNNTWRKNQTRSSVNKQGLSEDVADQQPDSQLEQRAKKKNTKT, from the coding sequence ATGGCTGATAAGAATAATACCTGGCGAAAAAATCAAACCAGATCCAGTGTTAATAAGCAGGGGCTCAGTGAAGATGTAGCCGATCAGCAGCCTGACAGTCAGCTGGAGCAACGGGCGAAAAAGAAAAATACAAAAACTTAA
- a CDS encoding acyl-CoA synthetase: MRTKSNESDDLGKKLERARRNTLGDLLARTRDRMPEKFAFAYNGQRLNYAELDDVVNQTARTFLQDGMKKGDMVTVMSRNSLDFVVVNFALARIGAVMIPINYMLSTEDVQYILEHAEVSAFIASEEYAATLDNSAENLEIRQRYLMDTLGTYDGELAEWISLSTASEERSADPVEVSIDDDDLAHVLYTSGTESRPKGVMLSHKSLVSEYVSCIVDGKMAAGDVLVHALPFYHSAQLHVFLGPSIYLGASGIILGAASPEVILETIEKEGATQLFAPPTVWIALLRHPDFDKRDLSTLKKCYYGAAIMPREVLKELAERLPNAQFWNFYGQTEVAPLATALQPEDQLRKLGSAGVPTLNVQTKIVDDDSNEVERGEVGEIVHRTPHTMKGYLHDPDKTAEVFRNGWFHSGDLGVMDEEGYVTIIDRKKDMINTGGVNVSSREVEETIYQIDGVAEVAVIGIPDAYWIEAVTAIIVPKEGAKLTKESVMEFCDERLSKFKVPKYVDFTDEMPKNPSGKVLKRTLRDKYESLNEA, encoded by the coding sequence ATGCGTACCAAATCAAATGAATCGGATGACCTTGGCAAGAAGCTGGAAAGGGCAAGACGGAATACACTCGGGGATCTGCTTGCGCGGACACGTGACAGAATGCCTGAGAAATTTGCATTTGCATACAACGGGCAGCGGCTGAATTATGCGGAGCTTGATGACGTGGTTAATCAGACAGCACGAACATTTCTGCAAGATGGCATGAAAAAAGGGGACATGGTAACGGTTATGTCCAGGAACAGCCTGGATTTTGTCGTTGTTAATTTTGCACTGGCACGAATCGGTGCAGTCATGATTCCGATTAATTATATGCTGTCCACTGAAGATGTTCAGTATATTCTCGAGCATGCGGAAGTCAGTGCTTTTATCGCCTCAGAGGAATATGCAGCGACTTTGGATAATTCAGCAGAGAACCTCGAGATTCGGCAGCGTTATTTAATGGATACACTGGGCACGTACGATGGTGAGCTTGCGGAGTGGATATCACTGTCTACAGCAAGTGAAGAGCGGTCGGCTGATCCTGTGGAGGTGTCAATTGATGATGACGATCTCGCACACGTTTTATATACAAGCGGGACGGAATCACGGCCAAAAGGTGTGATGCTTTCCCATAAAAGTCTGGTCAGTGAATATGTGAGCTGTATTGTGGATGGAAAAATGGCAGCGGGCGATGTACTTGTCCATGCTTTGCCGTTTTATCACAGTGCACAGCTGCATGTGTTTTTGGGACCGAGCATATATCTTGGTGCGAGCGGAATTATTCTGGGTGCTGCAAGTCCGGAAGTTATTTTGGAAACGATTGAAAAAGAAGGCGCTACTCAATTGTTTGCTCCGCCTACAGTATGGATTGCCCTGCTGCGGCATCCGGATTTTGATAAGCGGGATTTATCGACGCTGAAAAAATGTTATTACGGGGCGGCGATCATGCCGCGTGAAGTTTTAAAAGAGCTTGCAGAACGTCTGCCGAATGCACAATTCTGGAATTTCTACGGACAGACAGAAGTGGCACCGCTGGCAACAGCACTTCAGCCTGAAGATCAGCTTCGTAAACTTGGCTCTGCCGGTGTGCCGACGCTTAATGTGCAAACTAAGATTGTGGATGATGACAGCAATGAGGTTGAGCGTGGTGAGGTTGGAGAAATTGTTCACCGGACTCCGCATACGATGAAGGGTTATTTGCATGATCCGGATAAAACAGCAGAAGTATTCAGAAACGGGTGGTTCCATAGCGGTGACTTAGGTGTTATGGATGAAGAAGGATATGTTACGATTATTGACCGCAAAAAGGATATGATCAACACAGGCGGGGTGAACGTATCAAGCCGTGAAGTCGAGGAAACCATTTATCAAATTGACGGAGTTGCTGAAGTGGCTGTCATTGGCATTCCGGATGCTTATTGGATTGAAGCTGTTACGGCGATTATTGTACCGAAAGAAGGAGCCAAACTGACCAAAGAATCTGTGATGGAATTTTGCGATGAACGTTTGTCCAAATTTAAAGTGCCAAAATATGTCGACTTCACTGACGAAATGCCGAAAAACCCCAGCGGTAAAGTGCTGAAGCGTACACTGCGCGATAAATATGAATCACTGAATGAAGCTTAA
- a CDS encoding RDD family protein produces the protein MNENLETYSENTMPQRYAGFWMRFWAYLVDLIIVFSINGILLSPFNFFDPIDIGFWTLAGIVGAIVLYLYFLLMTKFFGKTLGKMIFGLRVVREDMKPLEWSDLIFREVVGRFIHRVFWFTNLLYLFAAFGSQKQGLHDIFGSTRVVFDR, from the coding sequence ATGAATGAAAATCTGGAAACCTATTCTGAAAATACGATGCCACAACGTTATGCCGGATTTTGGATGCGTTTTTGGGCATACCTGGTCGATTTAATCATTGTGTTCAGTATCAACGGCATCCTTCTCAGTCCATTTAATTTTTTCGACCCGATTGATATCGGATTTTGGACGCTGGCTGGCATTGTTGGAGCGATTGTGTTGTATCTGTACTTTTTGCTGATGACAAAATTCTTCGGAAAGACATTGGGCAAAATGATTTTCGGCTTGCGGGTCGTACGTGAAGACATGAAACCGCTGGAGTGGAGTGACCTGATATTCAGGGAAGTGGTCGGACGGTTCATTCACCGTGTCTTCTGGTTCACAAATTTACTTTATTTGTTTGCAGCTTTCGGAAGTCAAAAACAAGGACTCCATGATATATTTGGCAGCACACGGGTTGTGTTTGACAGATAA
- the sppA gene encoding signal peptide peptidase SppA, with protein MNKKRWLALGIAVFLLVASLGFRFMSSVFSTDLESLFAMSDQQYQQEVIQEGTGNKIAVVELDGMIQDVSTSSLLNSGGYNHDRFLKKLEHVGEDRSVSGIILRVNTPGGGVVESDEIHDKIVEIQEEHNKPVYVSMGNTAASGGYYVAAPADKIVAHQATLTGSIGVIMQSYNVTELADQLGVDVNTIKSGEFKDIMSATREMTDEERDILQTMIDGMYDDFVQVIVEGRDMSESTVRELGDGRVYTGQQAADNGLVDGLGDLEDTAAMMQEDLDWSNARVVKYNNGYGWNTYINGKVQTMFQGEDAKLTAIQELIQQSDGPRAMYLYSK; from the coding sequence TTGAATAAGAAACGTTGGCTCGCATTAGGAATTGCAGTTTTCTTACTGGTCGCCTCACTCGGCTTCAGATTCATGAGCAGCGTGTTTTCGACTGACTTGGAATCATTGTTTGCCATGTCAGACCAGCAATATCAGCAAGAAGTTATTCAGGAGGGCACCGGGAATAAAATCGCCGTTGTGGAACTCGATGGCATGATTCAGGACGTTTCGACATCGTCGTTATTGAATTCCGGCGGTTACAACCATGACCGTTTTTTAAAAAAGTTAGAGCATGTTGGTGAAGATCGTTCTGTCTCCGGTATTATTTTGCGTGTGAATACACCTGGCGGGGGTGTTGTGGAAAGCGATGAAATTCACGATAAAATTGTCGAAATACAAGAAGAACATAATAAACCAGTTTATGTTTCAATGGGCAACACAGCAGCTTCCGGCGGCTATTACGTTGCAGCCCCTGCAGATAAAATCGTAGCTCATCAGGCAACATTGACCGGTTCAATCGGTGTTATTATGCAAAGTTATAACGTCACAGAACTTGCCGATCAGCTTGGGGTAGATGTGAATACGATTAAAAGCGGCGAGTTTAAAGATATCATGTCTGCAACAAGAGAAATGACGGATGAAGAGCGTGATATTCTACAGACGATGATTGATGGTATGTATGATGATTTCGTGCAAGTGATTGTCGAAGGCCGTGACATGTCTGAGTCCACAGTTCGTGAACTGGGTGATGGGCGTGTGTACACCGGGCAACAAGCAGCAGATAATGGACTCGTTGATGGCTTGGGTGACCTGGAAGATACAGCTGCCATGATGCAGGAAGACTTAGATTGGTCTAACGCGCGTGTTGTGAAATATAACAATGGTTACGGTTGGAACACATATATTAACGGCAAGGTGCAAACCATGTTCCAGGGTGAAGATGCTAAACTGACGGCGATTCAGGAGCTGATTCAGCAATCTGATGGACCGCGTGCCATGTATTTATATTCGAAATAA
- a CDS encoding short chain dehydrogenase — MRILIVGASGTIGKRVAVALEPNHEVIRAGRNGADVSVDTTSHESITEMYEKIGYIDAVINASGGANFKAVPDLTPELNEKGIASKLKGQINLVLLGQGYVKDGGSFTLTTGIMMDDPIPLGASAAMANGGVKAFVKASSIEMPRGIRINCVSPNVVQESWDRLGDLFAGFNPVPADRVARAYVKSVEGAQTGKNYEVY, encoded by the coding sequence ATGCGCATACTTATTGTGGGTGCGAGCGGAACCATCGGAAAGAGAGTTGCAGTAGCACTGGAGCCAAATCATGAGGTGATCCGTGCAGGAAGGAACGGGGCGGATGTGTCAGTTGATACAACATCGCATGAAAGTATCACTGAAATGTATGAAAAAATCGGCTATATAGATGCCGTTATTAATGCTTCAGGAGGGGCTAATTTTAAAGCTGTTCCTGATTTGACGCCGGAACTGAACGAAAAAGGAATCGCGAGCAAATTGAAAGGACAAATCAATTTGGTGCTTCTGGGTCAGGGATATGTGAAGGATGGCGGCAGTTTCACATTGACGACTGGCATTATGATGGATGACCCAATTCCGCTTGGAGCGTCTGCTGCGATGGCAAATGGCGGTGTCAAAGCATTCGTTAAAGCTTCTTCGATTGAAATGCCGCGGGGAATCCGGATTAATTGTGTCAGTCCAAATGTTGTTCAGGAATCCTGGGACAGATTGGGTGATTTATTTGCCGGCTTCAATCCCGTACCGGCAGACCGTGTCGCCAGAGCTTATGTTAAAAGTGTGGAAGGTGCACAAACCGGGAAAAATTATGAAGTTTATTAA
- a CDS encoding 3'-5' exonuclease has protein sequence MQFVSIDFETANEKRSSPCAIGIAVVDGGQIVDEYYSLINPMTHFSPFNQRIHGITEDDTADAPTFAELWETLESYLSNKLVVAHNASFDMSVIRHTLDQFNLTYPEMDYLCTANISRRVWPELANHKLNTVASHHGIQFKHHHALEDARVAAEILIQAFQTYDTDELDIFLRKCRISKGRIYNHGYFPPKSKRAKRSRKIYF, from the coding sequence ATGCAATTTGTATCGATTGACTTTGAAACAGCAAATGAAAAACGGAGTAGTCCTTGTGCAATAGGAATTGCTGTTGTTGACGGAGGACAAATCGTTGATGAATATTATAGCCTGATTAATCCGATGACGCATTTCAGTCCGTTTAACCAACGCATCCACGGCATCACAGAAGACGATACTGCAGATGCGCCAACGTTTGCGGAACTTTGGGAAACGCTTGAAAGTTATTTATCGAACAAGTTAGTTGTTGCTCATAATGCCAGTTTTGATATGAGTGTTATTCGGCATACGCTAGATCAATTTAATCTGACCTATCCGGAGATGGATTATCTTTGCACAGCTAATATTTCAAGACGTGTCTGGCCGGAGCTCGCCAACCACAAATTGAATACAGTCGCTTCACATCATGGTATCCAGTTCAAACACCACCATGCTTTAGAAGATGCTCGTGTGGCTGCCGAAATATTAATACAAGCTTTTCAGACATATGACACGGATGAATTGGATATATTTTTAAGGAAGTGCCGTATATCAAAGGGGCGAATTTATAATCACGGTTATTTTCCGCCGAAATCAAAACGGGCGAAGCGAAGCAGAAAAATATATTTTTAG
- a CDS encoding MDR family MFS transporter, which translates to MTENHEYQQTENKARRTTLMLVLISGAFVAILNQTLLATALPKIMADMDLGESTAQWLTSIFMLVNGIMIPITALLINRFTTRGLFLTAMGLFGAGTVICAFAPTFPLLMTGRVIQASGAGIIMPLMQTILMLVYPIEKRGSAMGMFGLVIAFAPAIGPTLSGYLVEHFPWRSLFYVVFPIIVIDITIAYFLLRNVTERTFPKVDVASIILSTFGFGGLLYGFSVAGSAANGWGSSQVMISMVVGAVSLTFFILRQLRLEQPILEFRIFKYKMFTLATALGMVVFVAMIGAATVLPILMQDYLGFTALESGLALMPGAAIMGIMSPITGRLFDRFGARYLAIIGLTIVAVTTFMLAVLTTETTFTYIATVNAVRMFGVAMVMMPITTAGLNELPNKMMPHGTAMNNTMRQVAGAVGTALLVTVMSNAAIPEQGQQGLVHGSNMSFVVAGIAAVIGIILAFFVKNPRHNRNTV; encoded by the coding sequence ATGACTGAGAATCACGAATATCAACAAACAGAAAATAAAGCTAGACGGACAACGCTCATGCTCGTATTGATATCAGGGGCGTTTGTCGCGATATTGAATCAAACATTACTGGCAACTGCCCTGCCGAAAATTATGGCAGATATGGATCTTGGAGAAAGTACGGCTCAGTGGCTGACGTCCATTTTTATGCTGGTTAACGGAATCATGATACCGATAACCGCCTTGCTGATTAATCGTTTTACAACCAGAGGATTATTCCTCACCGCGATGGGGTTGTTTGGAGCTGGGACTGTCATTTGTGCATTCGCACCGACTTTTCCGCTGCTGATGACGGGGAGAGTCATCCAGGCTTCCGGTGCAGGGATTATCATGCCGCTGATGCAAACAATATTGATGCTCGTTTATCCAATCGAAAAGCGCGGTTCTGCCATGGGTATGTTTGGCCTTGTCATTGCCTTTGCCCCGGCAATTGGACCGACATTATCGGGCTACCTGGTTGAGCATTTCCCTTGGAGAAGCTTGTTTTATGTCGTTTTTCCAATCATTGTCATCGATATCACCATTGCATACTTTTTGCTGCGGAATGTTACTGAGCGCACGTTCCCGAAAGTGGATGTCGCGTCAATCATTTTATCAACATTCGGGTTTGGCGGTCTCTTGTATGGATTTAGCGTTGCCGGCTCGGCTGCGAATGGCTGGGGAAGCAGTCAAGTAATGATTTCCATGGTTGTCGGTGCTGTGTCCCTGACGTTCTTTATCCTTAGACAGCTGAGGCTTGAACAGCCGATTCTGGAATTCCGGATTTTCAAGTATAAAATGTTTACACTGGCGACAGCTTTAGGGATGGTCGTTTTTGTAGCCATGATTGGCGCAGCGACCGTTCTACCAATTTTAATGCAGGATTATCTGGGCTTCACTGCGCTTGAATCAGGTTTGGCACTGATGCCTGGTGCAGCTATCATGGGGATTATGAGTCCGATAACAGGAAGATTATTCGATAGGTTCGGTGCCAGATACCTGGCGATTATCGGACTGACAATCGTCGCTGTAACAACATTTATGCTGGCTGTATTGACGACAGAAACAACATTCACTTATATTGCGACGGTGAACGCTGTCCGGATGTTTGGTGTGGCCATGGTCATGATGCCAATCACAACAGCCGGTTTGAATGAATTGCCGAATAAAATGATGCCGCATGGCACGGCTATGAACAACACCATGCGGCAGGTAGCCGGAGCAGTAGGTACCGCTTTGCTTGTAACGGTTATGTCCAATGCCGCCATTCCGGAACAAGGCCAGCAGGGTCTCGTCCATGGTTCCAACATGTCATTTGTTGTGGCTGGTATTGCAGCGGTTATCGGCATTATTCTGGCCTTTTTCGTAAAAAATCCGCGGCATAATAGAAACACAGTTTAG
- a CDS encoding general stress protein, whose protein sequence is MAEEVYGPFASVEETVKAVDVLELEGYSNASITIFSHGEYADDINKRTDASVTSTETSRKREGTIRDKISTVIFNGVEETSNLSERLQEKGLSEKQAAKYAEKIKSGHLLVTVSKGLKMGNDAAEDSDTFGERVNRMNY, encoded by the coding sequence TTGGCAGAAGAAGTTTATGGACCATTTGCCTCAGTTGAAGAAACAGTAAAGGCGGTCGATGTCCTTGAATTGGAAGGCTACAGCAATGCGTCGATAACAATTTTCTCACATGGCGAATATGCAGATGACATAAATAAAAGAACAGATGCCAGTGTCACAAGTACAGAAACATCCCGGAAACGCGAGGGGACAATCCGTGATAAAATCTCGACAGTCATTTTCAATGGTGTTGAAGAAACATCAAACCTTTCTGAACGATTGCAAGAAAAAGGACTGTCAGAAAAACAGGCAGCTAAATATGCTGAAAAAATAAAATCAGGCCATCTCCTTGTAACAGTAAGCAAGGGATTGAAAATGGGCAATGATGCTGCAGAAGATTCAGATACCTTTGGTGAACGCGTTAACCGCATGAACTATTAA
- a CDS encoding NRDE family protein — MCLINFHLYNHPNYKLIIAANRDEFYKRPSAPAGFWNDNPDILAGRDLVGMGTWLGITKSGRIAALTNYRDPEEDSSNKQSRGHIVKDFLESELPAEDFFNQLKNKKGAYSGFNFIAGTPEELYYYSNIQDNITNVSMGTHGLSNEFLDTPWPKVVKGKQRLAAYVRQNTTIETDPLFDIITDAEEAPDEELPDTGVGLNFERKLSPLFIKTPEYGTRCSTVLLVDRHDQVTFVERRFNKGKFEDENHFSFKIDC; from the coding sequence ATGTGTCTGATCAACTTTCATTTATATAATCACCCAAATTACAAATTAATCATCGCCGCCAACCGGGATGAATTTTATAAACGCCCGAGTGCCCCCGCCGGGTTTTGGAATGACAATCCTGACATCCTTGCAGGCAGGGACCTGGTGGGAATGGGTACATGGCTCGGCATTACTAAAAGCGGCCGTATTGCAGCTTTGACGAACTACCGGGACCCGGAGGAAGACAGCAGCAATAAACAATCCCGCGGTCATATTGTGAAAGATTTCCTGGAATCTGAACTGCCAGCAGAAGACTTTTTCAACCAGCTGAAGAACAAAAAAGGTGCCTATTCCGGCTTCAATTTCATCGCCGGGACTCCGGAAGAGTTATATTATTACAGCAATATCCAGGACAACATTACTAATGTCTCCATGGGCACGCATGGGTTAAGCAACGAATTCCTGGACACTCCATGGCCGAAAGTGGTCAAAGGTAAACAACGCTTAGCTGCTTATGTCCGTCAAAACACCACCATAGAGACCGATCCGCTTTTCGATATCATCACAGATGCGGAAGAAGCACCGGATGAGGAGCTGCCTGACACCGGGGTTGGCCTGAATTTTGAACGGAAACTGTCACCCCTTTTCATCAAAACACCTGAATACGGCACCCGCTGCTCCACCGTTCTTCTGGTAGATCGGCATGACCAGGTGACATTCGTGGAACGGCGGTTTAATAAAGGTAAGTTTGAAGATGAAAACCATTTTTCGTTTAAAATTGATTGCTAA